The segment TGCAGGACGTCGAACTTTTGCTGGCGGATCGCCTGACAGATCGCCAGGCCGCCGGCCAAAAAGAGTTCGACGTCGAGTCGCAACTGCGGCGCGATCATGTTGATCAAGGGACGACCGCTGCGCAGGTAGTTCTCGGCTCGCTCGACTTCGAATTGAAGGAGTTGGCGGAATTCGGCTGACGCTGACTTCGCCGCGATCATTTCTTCCGTCACGCCGAATTTCCGGCGATCCTCTTCCGGCAGGTAGATCCGCCCGATTGCATAGTCGCGGGCGACGTCTTGCCAGAAGTTAGCCAGTTGCAGCCCGGTACAAATTGAATCAGAAAGCTCGCGCGTCTCAGGACGAAACGAACGGCCGAGGTAGAGGACCAGATGCCCGACCGGATTGGCCGAGTTTTCGCAGTAACTGAGCAACTGCTGGTGCGACCCATAGCATTTGACCCGCTGGTCTTGCTCGAAGGCGATCAGCAGATTGGCGAAAGGATCGATCGGGATCTGATACTCGCGGATCGTTTCGGACAAAGCGACGAAGACCGGATGCCACGCTTTTCCCTGGTAGCAGGCCTCCAATTCCCCTCGCCACCAGGCGAGCAGGTCCAAGCTCCGCTGGTCTTCCCCTACTTCGTCGGCCAGATCGTCCGACCAGCGGCAATAGGCGTAAACGTGGGCGAAATGAGGGCGTAACTCACGCGGCAGAAGCCAGCTAGCGACGGTGAAATTCTCGTAGTGGCTTTTGGTCAGATGTTGGCAATAATCGGTCGCCGCCGCGAGCGAACAAGGCTCGTGCGGGGATTCGGGACCATATTTTTCCAGCTGCCGCTCAAATCGTGAATCGGGCACGCGTTACATCCGCCTTGGGCGTCACGGTTCCTGAAATTGGGGGGAGCATACGCCGCTACCTCACTTAGCGGCGATTCAGTATGATGCAATCGTAAGGAGAAGTGCGCTACGATGAAAGTGATCCTCGCGAGTCCGCGCGGCTTTTGTGCCGGCGTTAACATGGCGATTGAGAGTCTCGACCTTGCTTTGCAAGCGTTTGGGGCGCCGGTCTACGTCTATCACGAAATCGTGCACAACAAATATGTTGTGACCACCTTCAAGGAGAAGGGGGCGATTTTTATCGATGATTTGAGCGAAGCGCCGGAAGGCTCGACGTTGCTCTTTAGCGCCCACGGCGTTTCGCCCGAAATTCGTCAGGTCGCGCGGGACCGCAAACTCTTCGCAATCGACGCCACTTGCCCGCTGGTGACCAAGGTTCACTTGGAGGCGATCCGCTTCGCAAAACAGCAATACACGATCTTTTTGATCGGGCACGAAGGGCATGACGAGGTGATCGGCACCATGGGAGAAGCCCCCGAGGCGATCATTCTGGTCGAATCGGCCGAAGACGTCCCGAATCTGCAAATCGCCGACGACAGCAAACTCGCTTACCTGACGCAGACGACGTTGTCGGTCGACGACGCCAACCGGATCATCGGGGCGCTGAAAGAACGCTTTCCGCAGATCATCGGACCGCCGAAAGAAGACATCTGCTATGCGACCCAAAACCGCCAGGAAGCGGTTCGTTTGCTCGCGAAAGAGGCCGACCTGGTCTTGGTGCTCGGCAGTCAGAACAGCTCGAACAGCCAACGTCTGAAAGAGTTGGCTCGCGAATCAGGCACGCCGGGCTATCTGCTCGACGGCGCCGCCGATCTGAAACCGGAGTGGTTTGAAGGGGTCAGTACCGTTCTGGTCACCGCCGGCGCCAGCGCACCGGAAGAAGTGGTGCAGGAATGTCTCGACTACCTGGTCGAACATCATGGCGCCGAGATCACCCCCCACAGCATTCGGGAAGAGCAAGTTCACTTCCAACTGCCGCGCGAACTTCGCGAAGCGCTTCCCAAGGCGTAGAAAACTTGCTCGCGCTGCGGGCTAGTAAAAGAAAAGAGCGGCGCGATGCGCCGCTCTTCATTTTTCTTGCTTGCGGTCCAATTACGGAGCGAACGGATCGACGGCGTCAGGATTCGCCACTCCTTCGGCCTGACCTTGCTGGTTTTCCGGCAAGCGAACCAGCATCCAGGTTTGCGTCTTGTCTTCACCGAAGTGAATCAAGATCGGCGTTTCATCCTGGGTCAGGTTGTAAATGCCGGTTTCCATCACCGTGTTGGTCTTGTCGCCAATCGTCCAAGCGGCTCGCTGCGAGTCTTTATCGACGCTCCCTTGCACTTGCAGGTTGGTCTTGGTCTCGGTGTTGTAGTAGGTGCCGGCAATGATGCCGTCCTTGTTCACCGCCAATTGCAGATACATGATCGGATCCCCTTCCTCCTTGTTGACCAAGGCGAAGACGCCGAGCGGCATCCAGTTCTCGCCGCTATCCTCGGTCGGAGGATTCTCGGCCAAGGCCTCACGACCTGCCGCTGCGAAGTCGGACGCTTGTTGGTAGTACACCGTCGTCGTCGCTATCGGTTGGCTGTTGTAATAAACGTACTGCGTGTCGTAGTAGACGTTCGAGCCGTAGTCGTAATAGCAGGGAGTTCCCCACGTCGGACCCCAATAGAACCAAGACGAAAGGGCTACCGGAGTCGCCCAACGCCACCAATATCCAGCGTAGGGACGATAGCCGTAGAAACCCCAGCGGTTGTAGTACGGATTGTTCCAACCCCAGAAACCGTGGTTCCAGTTGTTGTGGATGCTCCAGTAATTGTAGCGATTGCGGACGTAGTTTCCGCGGTTGTGCCAATTGTCCCAATGATCGCCATGGCCAGGGCCGTGCGGACGATCAGGGCGAATCGGACGATTACCGTCGACAATCCCAGGACGATTTCCGCCGCCGATTCCGGGGCGATTACCGCCACCGATGCCGGGTCGGTCACCGCCGCCGATGCCGGGACGATCACCGCCGCCGATGCCGGGACGATCACCGCCGCCGATGCCGGGACGATCACCGCCGCCGATGCCGGGACGATCACCGCCGCCGATGCCGGGACGATCACCGCCGCCGATGCCGGGACGATCACCACCGCCACCGATGCCAGGACGATCGCCGATGATTCCGGGGAGAGTCGTCGGACGCTCGATTCCTGGTCGGTTGCCGCCGCCGGTTCCGGGGCGATCGCCGATAATGCCAGGAAGGGTCGTCGGACGTTCCAAGCCAGGTCGGTTACCACCGCCGCCGATGTTGGGGCGATCAATGTTTCCCAGTCCCGGGCGAGAGCTGATGTTGCCAGGCAGCGTGGTGGGACGTTGCGATCCCGGACGGTTGCCGCTGATGCCGAGGAAGTCGTTCAACGATTTGTCGGTAGGACGTCCTCCCGAAATGAGACCGCCGCGACCGCCATCAAAATTCGGGCGAGCGGTGATGTTCGGGCGGTTGCTGCCTGAACTTCCGGGGTGCGAAAGATTCGGCCGGCTCAAGCTTGGCGTATTCACGCTGGGCCGATTGTTGCTGCCGATCGACGGTCGATTCAGGTTGGGAAGATTCGACGGTCGGCTCACGCTCGGGCGATTGCTTCCCGAAGGAAGAGAGACGCTGGGACGGTGACTGCTCGACGGCAGACTCACCGATGGGCGAGAGCTATGACTGGGCAAGTTGACCGAGGGGCGACTTACCGAAGGTCGGCTTACCGACGAGTGACTGACGCTCGGTCGGCTTACGCTGGGGCGACTGATGCTAGAGCGACTCGGCATCGAGTGGCTAACGCTCGGTCGGCTCGTCGAAGGGCTTCGCCCTCCTCCGCCGCCCATATGAGCGCCGAAGCTACCGCCTCCGCCGCCGCGGCCTCCGCCGCCGTGACCCCCTCCTCCGCCCCCAAAGCCGCGAGCGAAGGAGTCTGTGGGCAGGAGCAACGCCGATACGAGCGCTGCGGACAAGAAAATATTTCGAGCAAACATGACGCGCCTCATGTTGTGTAGTGTTATTCCCGGCTGACTGGACAAAAAGCGTCCGTCTCTATTCTTCGGGCTGCCGGACCACATGGAAAGGACCAACGTCTGGCAATAGTTCGCCGTCAACCGATCGACCCATCGAATGCGATTCATATTTGTCGTCGGCGGTGCGATGCATCACGCGCAGCGACGAAGCGGTCCGACCATCTGGTAATGTACCGGTGGCTCGAATAAACCAGCGGCCGTCTTCTTCGTACCACAATTCGTTGGCGAACCCGCCGTCCGAATCGAATACCCACCCGCGGAGTTGCTGCGTGGTCGGATCCCAACCGATCACTTCCGTCCCTTCCAAGTCGATGACGTCGGACACGTAGACTTTGAACGAACGAATCAAGAACGTTTCATTCTTCGCCCAGCGAGTGGTCGTTTCGACGATGGAGCCCTCCGAATTATCTACCCAGCGACCGACGAGCCATTCTAAGGGCGCCAGTCGCTGGCGAGCCTCAGAAACGGTCGGCTCGCTCGACATCTGGTTGGCGACATGCGTTTCGTGGACGCTATCGAGTTTCCATTGATTCTCTTCTTTCACATGTATGGCCGTGTAAGAAAAGAGTTCCGGCTCTTCCCCTTCGTGGGAGATGCGAGCGACGCCTTCTTCGATCGCGACGTCCGGTTTGACGAACCGGATCGAATCGACTTCGATCGACAGCTTGGGCATATCCGCTTGCTCGCAAACCTCGGCGAATTGTCGGCGAATTTCGTCTCGTCCGACTGCTTTGGCGCCGGTGGTCCGGCACAGATATTCGGCATTTTTGGCCCAATGAGCGGCCAAACGATCGCAATCACCGTCATTAAACGCAGCGACGTAAGAGACGACGCTAGCCATGATTTCATCTTCTGCGGAGAGGGTTTCCTCCGCTCGGATGTTGCCAAAAGTCAACATCGTCAGGCAAATAGCCGTTAGAAACGTTTGCGCTTTCATAAATGTCCACCTTATTCGCCGTATTTCGTTAAACGAATCAGCTTATCCACTCTGATTTCTACGACAGGACCCTCCCCTGATCCATCGATTTTCTGAATAATTCCTGGAGAAACGTCCCTCTCCAGCCGCAGTTTTGCGCGTAGAATGCCGAGAAGCGGCGAAATTAGAACCTATGATAGAGAAACCTATCTCGTCTTCTTTATGCGGGACACACAAGTCATGAATCGTACATTTGTTTGGGCGTCGGCCGCGCTGGTGGCCATGGCGTCCTATTGCGGCTCGGCCAACGCCCAGGTCGCCTACTATTCGGCGCCGGTCGTCGCTGCGCCTCCGGTCGTTGGTTACGTTCCGGAACGTCGCGGTCTGTTTGGTCTGCGAACTTCGTATCGTCCCGTCTATGGCGCGTACGCCGCTCCGGCTATCGCCGCGCCGGTGACGACCAGCTATTACGCTCCTGCCGTCGCTGCTCCTGTGACCACCAGCTTTTACGCTCCCGCGGTTGCTGCTCCCGTCACGACCAGCTTCTACGCTCCGACGGTCGCCGCTCCGGTCACGACCAGCTATTACGCTCCGGCGGTCGCCGCTCCGGTCACCACCAGCTATTACGCTCCGACCGTCGCCGCTCCGGTGACGACCAGCTTTTACGCTCCGACGGCCGCCGCGCCGCTAACCACCACCAACTACACGCCGTCGACGACGACCCGGTTTACTTCGGAGTATGGCCAATCGGTCACGTCGAACTATTACTCGCCGGCCCCGGTGACGACCAGCTACTACGGCGGTACGACGCTGGCCGCTCCGACCACGACCTATTACGGCGGAACGACCGGAGTCGTCAGCCCGACGACGACCTTCTACGCTCCGACGTCGACGTTCTACGGCCCCACCACGACGCCAACGACCACTTACTACGCTCCGATGGAATCGATCGTTATTCCGTAACGAGCGGCTTCGCTGAGACGCATAAAGCGAGATAGACGACGCGACGAGGGTTTTCCTCGTCGCTTTTTTTATGCGCATCCGCCTCCAGGGCCGTCGTCAGGAAATATTTGAGCTCTGCGGGGGAGATTCGCTATAATCAGCTCGCGCCCCACGTTTGCATGTTCATCGACGCAATTTGCGAGAATTCGCCTGCGAGGGAAAACTATGGCAACTGCGACGTCTACGGACTCCGCCACGTTCGAATCAATTTCGCGCATCGGCGAAACTGCCGGCGCCATTTGGGCCACGCTTCAAGCGGATGGTCCAATGTCTTTGTCTCGCCTGGTGAAGCAGATCGGGCTGCCTCGCGATCAAGTGATGCAGGCGATCGGTTGGCTTGCCCGCGAAGATAAGCTCGCTTTCGAGGATAACGGCCGCAACAAGCTGGTTTGCCTCCGCGAAGAGACGTAGCCGCCGCTACGGAAGCAGATGCCAATAGCGACGCTTGTCATCCAATTGCTGGAGGATCAGGCCAAATCTCTGTTCGGCCCGGCGATCGTCACGAATGACCTGAAATAGATCTTTCAGCAGGTCGTCGCTGTCGCCGTAATAGCCGTGTCCTAGAAAGTCGGTATTGATCATCGAGCAGTCGATCGTCTCGACCCCGGGTACGATGACCGGTTCCGGTGCGACGTCTCCCAGCCGTGTGTTGTCATGCAGTTGGCCGGAAATCATCAGC is part of the Blastopirellula sediminis genome and harbors:
- the ispH gene encoding 4-hydroxy-3-methylbut-2-enyl diphosphate reductase, producing the protein MKVILASPRGFCAGVNMAIESLDLALQAFGAPVYVYHEIVHNKYVVTTFKEKGAIFIDDLSEAPEGSTLLFSAHGVSPEIRQVARDRKLFAIDATCPLVTKVHLEAIRFAKQQYTIFLIGHEGHDEVIGTMGEAPEAIILVESAEDVPNLQIADDSKLAYLTQTTLSVDDANRIIGALKERFPQIIGPPKEDICYATQNRQEAVRLLAKEADLVLVLGSQNSSNSQRLKELARESGTPGYLLDGAADLKPEWFEGVSTVLVTAGASAPEEVVQECLDYLVEHHGAEITPHSIREEQVHFQLPRELREALPKA
- a CDS encoding YybH family protein, with amino-acid sequence MKAQTFLTAICLTMLTFGNIRAEETLSAEDEIMASVVSYVAAFNDGDCDRLAAHWAKNAEYLCRTTGAKAVGRDEIRRQFAEVCEQADMPKLSIEVDSIRFVKPDVAIEEGVARISHEGEEPELFSYTAIHVKEENQWKLDSVHETHVANQMSSEPTVSEARQRLAPLEWLVGRWVDNSEGSIVETTTRWAKNETFLIRSFKVYVSDVIDLEGTEVIGWDPTTQQLRGWVFDSDGGFANELWYEEDGRWFIRATGTLPDGRTASSLRVMHRTADDKYESHSMGRSVDGELLPDVGPFHVVRQPEE
- a CDS encoding winged helix-turn-helix domain-containing protein, with amino-acid sequence MATATSTDSATFESISRIGETAGAIWATLQADGPMSLSRLVKQIGLPRDQVMQAIGWLAREDKLAFEDNGRNKLVCLREET
- the hpnC gene encoding squalene synthase HpnC gives rise to the protein MPDSRFERQLEKYGPESPHEPCSLAAATDYCQHLTKSHYENFTVASWLLPRELRPHFAHVYAYCRWSDDLADEVGEDQRSLDLLAWWRGELEACYQGKAWHPVFVALSETIREYQIPIDPFANLLIAFEQDQRVKCYGSHQQLLSYCENSANPVGHLVLYLGRSFRPETRELSDSICTGLQLANFWQDVARDYAIGRIYLPEEDRRKFGVTEEMIAAKSASAEFRQLLQFEVERAENYLRSGRPLINMIAPQLRLDVELFLAGGLAICQAIRQQKFDVLQSRPTVGKWKKLQLLLGCWTRRTFSRNAKMSVSAGQEATV